The Amaranthus tricolor cultivar Red isolate AtriRed21 chromosome 6, ASM2621246v1, whole genome shotgun sequence genome has a segment encoding these proteins:
- the LOC130815722 gene encoding leucine-rich repeat extensin-like protein 5: protein MRFNILLCVSFLLAILLGQTSFSVGHFDYVDAYIPTTSDQSPGAGHATPPPSLSYINGFRPTTPGQSPGAGHSSPPPSLSYVNGFRPTTPGQSSGAGHQTPPPSVNYINGFRPTTPGQSPGAGHQTPPPSVNYINGFRPTTPGQSPGAGHQTPPPSVTYINGFRPTTPGQSPGAGHITPPPSVTYINGFRPTTPGQSPGAGHQTPPPSVTYINGFRPTTPGQSPGAGHITPPPSVTYINGFRPTTPGQSPGAGHQTPPPSVTYINGFRPTTPGQSPGAGHQTPPPSVTYINGFRPTTPGQSPGAGHITPPTSVTYINGFRPTTPGQSPGAGHQTPPPSVTYINGFRPTTPGQSPGAGHQTPPPSVTYINGFRPTTPGQSPGAGHITPPTSVTYINGFRPTTPGQSPGAGHQTPPPSVTYINGFRPTTPGCRTYNTTTSTYLH from the coding sequence ATGAGATTCAATATTTTGTTATGTGTTTCGTTTCTTCTAGCTATTTTGCTCGGCCAAACAAGTTTTAGTGTCGGACATTTTGATTATGTAGATGCTTATATACCAACAACCTCGGATCAAAGCCCTGGTGCGGGACATgcaacaccaccaccatcacttAGCTATATTAATGGATTTAGACCAACAACCCCCGGTCAAAGCCCTGGTGCCGGACattcatcaccaccaccatcgcTTAGTTACGTGAATGGGTTCAGACCAACAACCCCCGGTCAAAGCTCTGGTGCGGGGCATCAAACACCACCACCATCAGTAAATTACATTAATGGGTTCAGACCAACAACCCCCGGTCAAAGCCCTGGTGCGGGGCATCAAACACCACCACCATCAGTAAATTACATTAATGGGTTCAGACCAACAACCCCCGGTCAAAGCCCTGGTGCGGGGCATCAAACACCACCACCATCAGTAACTTACATTAATGGGTTCAGACCAACAACCCCCGGTCAAAGCCCTGGTGCAGGACATATAACACCACCACCATCAGTAACTTACATTAATGGGTTCAGACCAACAACCCCCGGTCAAAGCCCTGGTGCGGGGCATCAAACACCACCACCATCAGTAACTTACATTAATGGGTTCAGACCAACAACCCCCGGTCAAAGCCCTGGTGCAGGACATATAACACCACCACCATCAGTAACTTACATTAATGGGTTCAGACCAACAACCCCCGGTCAAAGCCCTGGTGCTGGGCATCAAACACCACCACCATCAGTAACTTACATTAATGGGTTCAGACCAACAACCCCCGGTCAAAGCCCTGGTGCGGGGCATCAAACACCACCACCATCAGTAACTTACATTAATGGGTTCAGACCAACAACCCCCGGTCAAAGCCCTGGTGCGGGACATATAACACCACCAACATCAGTAACTTACATTAATGGGTTCAGACCAACAACCCCCGGTCAAAGCCCTGGTGCTGGGCATCAAACACCACCACCATCAGTAACTTACATTAATGGGTTCAGACCAACAACCCCCGGTCAAAGCCCTGGTGCGGGGCATCAAACACCACCACCATCAGTAACTTACATTAATGGGTTCAGACCAACAACCCCCGGTCAAAGCCCTGGTGCGGGACATATAACACCACCAACATCAGTAACTTACATTAATGGGTTCAGACCAACAACCCCCGGTCAAAGCCCTGGTGCTGGGCATCAAACACCACCACCATCAGTAACTTACATTAATGGGTTCAGACCAACAACCCCCGGGTGCAGGACATATAACACCACCACCAGCACTTATTTACATTGA
- the LOC130814755 gene encoding protein MALE DISCOVERER 1-like: MFLVTPSLKRFVEQPMGGRWGIFKLHMIYFVVFVLTSRLQGSSSLNLEGSNLLKFRTRVYSDPYDSLASWNPNDDHPCNWLGIQCVDGKVHMLDLGGLSLGGTLAPELGYLDNLRVLILRTNYLSGAIPLEFGYLTKLEVLDLSGNNLTGAIPVEIIRMVSLKRLVLCDNNFEGVVPPELKKHSLLSEQLFDECLASVTNKRFGHRTSRRKITSESWQIHGADHNSNFEVSYEPNMLQNAPVFGTSTRRKLSEQSNIEALPANNIPVSQITSQPFLRSSGSYPAVVVGTSEFKPTPDANSQPETTPAQPTNAQSHADTKKPSQKVWVFVAIGLGVLFLFVMAAALYYMWRTRGAKPINPFKTGISGQLQKAFITGVPKLNRTELETACEDFSNIIASFDAFIIYKGTLSSGVEIAVASTLVKSVVDWSDAAELAYRKKIETLSRVNHKNYVNLLGYCEENEPFTRMMVFEYAPSGSFFEHLHVRELEHLDWNARMRIIMGAAYCLKYMHHDLNPSVAHSNLRSAAIYLTDDYAAKLAERPFDVLPKGEDGSVVVEPAKPIDTRQNVYDFGILLLEAITGRLSQSEEHGSLVDWASEYLKDRDNNRILIDPILKSVKMNELEVICEIISECTHPNPTQRPAMKEITTRLSEAIPITPEVAVPRLSPLWWAELEILSVEAT; this comes from the exons ATGTTCCTTGTCACCCCATCGCTCAAGcgttttgttgaacaaccaatGGGGGGAAGATGGGGAATTTTTAAGCTTCACatgatttattttgttgtttttgttctAACTTCAAGGCTTCAAGGCTCTTCGTCGCTTAATCTTGAAG GATCAAATTTGTTGAAATTTCGGACTAGAGTGTACTCAGATCCCTATGACTCTCTTGCAAGTTGGAATCCTAATGATGATCATCCGTGTAATTGGTTGGGTATCCAATGTGTTGACGGTAAAGTACATATGCT GGACCTTGGGGGACTATCTCTAGGAGGGACACTCGCACCTGAGCTTGGATACCTCGACAATTTAAGAGTCCT CATACTCCGGACGAACTACCTCTCAGGTGCCATTCCGTTGGAGTTTGGATATCTTACCAAGCTTGAGGTATTGGATTTAAGTGGAAACAATTTGACTGGAGCTATTCCTGTTGAGATTATCAGGATGGTTTCATTGAAAAGATT AGTGCTTTGTGACAATAATTTTGAAGGCGTAGTCCCTCCCGAGCTCAAGAAGCATAGCTTGCTGTCTGAGCAGCTATTTGATGAGTGCCTTGCATCTGTTACCAACAAAAGATTTGGCCACCG GACTTCGAGGCGAAAAATTACATCGGAGTCTTGGCAGATTCATGGAGCTGACCACAACAGCAATTTCGAAG TTTCTTATGAACCAAACATGCTTCAAAATGCACCTGTGTTTGGTACTTCCACTCGACGTAAATTAAGTGAACAGTCCAATATTGAAGCTTTACCAGCTAATAACATCCCTGTCTCTCAAATTACCTCACAGCCATTTTTAAGAAGTAGTGGATCGTATCCTGCTGTAGTCGTTGGCACAAGCGAGTTCAAACCGACACCTGATGCTAACTCACAGCCGGAGACAACACCTGCTCAACCGACAAACGCCCAATCACATGCTGACACAAAAAAGCCCTCTCAGAAGGTGTGGGTGTTTGTTGCTATCGGTCTTGGAGTGTTATTCTTGTTTGTCATGGCTGCTGCTTTGTATTACATGTGGAGAACTCGAGGTGCAAAACCTATAAACCCGTTTAAGACGGGCATCAGTGGGCAATTGCAGAAAGCTTTTATTACAG GAGTCCCTAAGCTGAATAGGACTGAACTAGAAACCGCATGCGAGGACTTCAGCAACATTATTGCTTCATTTGATGCTTTCATAATATACAAGGGAACATTGTCAAGTGGAGTTGAGATCGCTGTTGCATCTACCCTTGTCAAATCTGTTGTAGATTGGTCTGATGCCGCTGAATTAGCATACCGTAAGAAG ATAGAAACATTGTCACGAGTGAATCACAAGAACTACGTCAATCTACTGGGttattgtgaagaaaatgaaccTTTCACTCGGATGATGGTATTTGAATACGCTCCAAGTGGGAGCTTCTTCGAGCATCTCCATG TTAGAGAACTTGAGCATCTTGACTGGAATGCTAGAATGAGGATTATAATGGGAGCGGCTTATTGTCTCAAATACATGCACCATGACCTGAATCCTTCGGTGGCACATTCAAACTTGAGGTCTGCTGCGATATATTTGACTGATGATTATGCAGCCAAG CTTGCGGAGAGACCATTTGACGTTTTACCCAAAGGTGAAGATGGCTCAGTGGTTGTTGAACCAGCAAAACCTATTGATACGCGGCAAAATGTATATGACTTTGGAATATTGTTGCTTGAAGCCATCACGGGAAGGCTTTCGCAGTCAGAAGAGCACGGCTCTTTGGTCGATTGG GCGTCAGAATACTTGAAAGATAGGGATAATAACAGAATCTTGATCGATCCCATACTCAAATCCGTCAAAATGAACGAGCTCGAAGTTATATGTGAGATTATATCGGAATGCACTCACCCTAACCCCACACAAAGACCAGCCATGAAGGAAATCACGACAAGATTAAGTGAAGCAATTCCTATAACGCCTGAAGTTGCAGTACCTCGGCTTTCCCCCCTATGGTGGGCTGAACTAGAAATCCTGTCTGTCGAGgcaacataa